One region of Streptomyces subrutilus genomic DNA includes:
- a CDS encoding PAAR domain-containing protein: MPAAARTGDPTNHGGRLATPPPGAAAAVATVLIGGRPAAVVGSLHVCVVPPHAALGPANVIVPSPAALTAGTVLVGGLPAARARDQTACGAMVLTGAPNVLIGGV; this comes from the coding sequence ATGCCAGCCGCAGCCCGTACCGGCGACCCCACCAACCACGGTGGCCGGCTCGCCACGCCGCCGCCCGGCGCCGCCGCGGCGGTCGCGACGGTGCTGATCGGCGGCCGGCCCGCCGCCGTCGTGGGCAGCCTGCACGTCTGCGTCGTCCCGCCGCACGCGGCGCTGGGACCGGCCAACGTGATCGTGCCGAGCCCGGCCGCCCTCACCGCGGGAACGGTCCTCGTCGGCGGGCTGCCCGCCGCCCGGGCCCGCGACCAGACCGCCTGCGGCGCGATGGTCCTGACCGGCGCCCCGAACGTCCTGATCGGGGGCGTGTGA
- a CDS encoding LysM peptidoglycan-binding domain-containing protein has product MASSARASRARAQLTLKEPPASVGAKPGGTIAKLDLQFNPSTLQLGKTTEWRRSPSRMAGQSALPEFVGSGPRTLSLEVFLDATATHDNSVEQAVEKLMKACVPTPASLGRKKPASPWVRFEWGSARTTSFDGVLSNLSVSYTLFDVDGKPLRATCSLSIEEASVDPPGQNPTSGSRTARSTHTVVAGDSLAMLAWREYGDATAWRAIAEANGIDDPMALAPGTELVVPGVQDEDGDEGEQR; this is encoded by the coding sequence ATGGCCTCCTCGGCACGCGCCAGCCGCGCCAGGGCCCAGCTCACCCTGAAAGAGCCCCCCGCCTCCGTCGGCGCCAAGCCGGGCGGCACGATCGCGAAGCTCGACCTCCAGTTCAACCCGTCGACCCTGCAACTGGGCAAGACCACCGAGTGGCGGCGGTCTCCCTCGCGGATGGCCGGGCAGTCGGCGCTGCCCGAGTTCGTGGGCAGCGGTCCGCGCACCCTGAGCCTGGAGGTGTTCCTCGACGCCACCGCCACCCACGACAACTCGGTCGAGCAGGCGGTGGAGAAGCTGATGAAGGCGTGCGTGCCGACCCCGGCCAGCCTCGGCCGCAAGAAGCCGGCCAGCCCCTGGGTGCGCTTCGAGTGGGGCAGCGCGCGGACGACCTCGTTCGACGGGGTCCTGTCGAACCTGTCGGTGTCGTACACGCTCTTCGACGTGGACGGCAAGCCGTTGCGGGCCACCTGCTCGCTGTCCATCGAGGAGGCGAGCGTCGACCCGCCCGGCCAGAACCCGACCTCCGGCTCGCGCACCGCCCGCAGCACGCACACGGTGGTGGCGGGCGACAGCCTGGCGATGCTGGCCTGGCGCGAGTACGGCGACGCGACGGCCTGGCGGGCCATCGCGGAGGCCAACGGCATCGACGACCCGATGGCGCTCGCCCCGGGCACCGAGCTCGTGGTGCCGGGCGTACAGGACGAAGACGGCGACGAGGGGGAGCAGCGGTGA
- a CDS encoding ATP-binding protein, whose translation MWERLRLVEERVRRAVALRRAVDPDPDDPYRGQYLTPDAAARLLDPRHDPGLPEPAPADPPPGSPLAVLATRFALAPLDLDLLLVALAPDLDARFERLYGYLNDDLTRRRPTVGLALELCGRTGASAARFRLSPTAPLVAGGLLEVTEPERPPLSRVLAVPDRVTAHLLGDTSPDPRLAEVLGGAAEDPAVDPAELHRAVAAAGSGSGHVHLRTRGGDPVGLAAAALRASGLGPLALDAAALAPHARTVAELARAAAREARLTGAGVLLGPVEDLPDKPDERARVLRTLCTALRGLPLFTYGTGGWEPAWAADTPLTLAVAAPDPGRHVTRWRLALERAAGEHGTAGDADALARSVSAHRLDAGQLRRAAGTAVRTAALDGRPVSPDDLRTAVRAQNGAGLARLARRVEPAVGWDDLVLPAPALRGLRELAVRARHRDQVLGQWGMRPGGGRGRGVIALFAGSSGTGKTMSAEVVAADLGMDLYVVDLSTVVDKYVGETEKNLERIFTEASAVNAVLLFDEADAIFGKRSEVKDSHDKHANMESAYLLQRMESFDGIAILTTNLRANLDEAFTRRLDVVADFPVPDAAQRLALWERCLGDRLPRAGDLDLAFCADRFELAGGSIRACAVTAAYSAAASGGPLTMSQVVTAVAQEYRKLGRLLLEGEFGPYVGQVTHG comes from the coding sequence CTGTGGGAGCGGCTCCGGCTCGTCGAGGAGCGGGTGCGCCGCGCCGTGGCGCTCCGGCGCGCCGTCGACCCCGACCCGGACGACCCCTACCGGGGCCAGTACCTCACCCCCGACGCCGCCGCCCGCCTCCTGGACCCACGGCACGACCCCGGCCTGCCCGAACCCGCCCCGGCCGACCCGCCGCCCGGCTCGCCGCTCGCCGTCCTCGCCACGCGCTTCGCACTGGCGCCGCTCGACCTCGACCTGCTCCTGGTCGCCCTGGCCCCGGACCTGGACGCCCGCTTCGAGCGGCTCTACGGCTACCTCAACGACGACCTGACCCGCCGTCGGCCCACCGTCGGCCTCGCCCTCGAGCTGTGCGGCCGCACCGGGGCATCCGCCGCCCGGTTCCGGCTCTCCCCCACCGCTCCGCTCGTCGCGGGCGGCCTGCTGGAGGTCACCGAGCCCGAACGGCCGCCCCTGTCCCGGGTGCTGGCCGTCCCGGACCGGGTCACCGCCCACCTGCTCGGCGACACCTCGCCCGACCCCCGGCTGGCCGAGGTGCTGGGCGGGGCCGCCGAGGACCCGGCCGTCGACCCGGCGGAGCTGCACCGGGCCGTCGCCGCGGCCGGCAGCGGCTCCGGCCACGTCCACCTGCGCACCCGCGGCGGCGATCCCGTCGGCCTGGCCGCCGCCGCGCTGCGCGCGAGCGGGCTCGGCCCCCTGGCCCTGGACGCCGCCGCCCTCGCCCCCCACGCCCGCACCGTGGCCGAACTCGCCCGCGCCGCCGCCCGCGAGGCCCGCCTCACCGGCGCCGGAGTGCTGCTCGGGCCGGTCGAGGACCTGCCCGACAAGCCCGACGAGCGGGCCCGCGTCCTGCGCACGCTGTGCACGGCGCTGCGCGGCCTCCCCCTGTTCACGTACGGCACGGGCGGCTGGGAGCCCGCCTGGGCGGCCGACACCCCCCTCACCCTGGCGGTGGCGGCCCCCGACCCCGGCCGGCACGTCACCCGCTGGCGGCTCGCGCTGGAACGGGCCGCCGGGGAGCACGGCACGGCCGGGGACGCCGACGCCCTCGCCCGGTCCGTGTCCGCACACCGGCTCGACGCCGGGCAGCTGCGCCGCGCCGCCGGCACCGCGGTCCGCACGGCCGCGCTCGACGGCCGCCCGGTCTCCCCCGACGACCTGCGCACCGCCGTACGGGCCCAGAACGGCGCCGGGCTGGCCCGCCTCGCCCGCCGGGTGGAGCCCGCGGTGGGCTGGGACGACCTGGTGCTGCCCGCCCCCGCCCTGCGCGGCCTGCGCGAGCTCGCGGTGCGCGCCCGCCACCGCGACCAGGTGCTCGGACAGTGGGGCATGCGGCCCGGCGGCGGCCGCGGGCGCGGGGTGATCGCCCTGTTCGCGGGCTCCTCCGGCACCGGCAAGACCATGTCCGCCGAGGTCGTGGCGGCCGACCTGGGCATGGACCTGTACGTGGTGGACCTGTCCACGGTCGTCGACAAGTACGTCGGCGAGACCGAGAAGAACCTGGAGCGGATCTTCACCGAGGCGTCGGCCGTCAACGCGGTGCTGCTCTTCGACGAGGCCGACGCGATCTTCGGCAAGCGCTCGGAGGTCAAGGACTCCCACGACAAGCACGCCAACATGGAGTCGGCCTATCTGCTCCAGCGGATGGAGTCCTTCGACGGCATCGCCATCCTGACCACGAACCTGCGGGCCAACCTCGACGAGGCCTTCACCCGCCGCCTCGACGTGGTCGCGGACTTCCCGGTACCCGACGCCGCACAGCGCCTGGCCCTGTGGGAGCGGTGCCTGGGCGACCGGCTGCCCCGCGCCGGCGACCTCGACCTCGCCTTCTGCGCGGACCGGTTCGAGCTGGCCGGCGGCTCCATCCGGGCCTGCGCGGTGACCGCCGCCTACTCCGCGGCCGCTTCGGGCGGGCCGCTGACCATGTCCCAGGTGGTGACGGCGGTCGCCCAGGAGTACCGCAAGCTCGGCCGGCTGCTCCTGGAGGGGGAGTTCGGGCCGTACGTCGGCCAGGTCACGCACGGGTGA
- a CDS encoding VgrG-related protein produces MSGSEPGGRSFAADPIVESPGELPPVWAAQLVSCVVDENVGLPDTAVLTYRDPDHEFLRATGITIGSPLRVSVTTVKGQARERLFNGEVTALEIDRDRTGSFTVVRAYSKAHRLQRGRKVVAYRNMTAAAIVRKVAAGAGLAVGKVEAAPVTYKQLSQANVSDWDFLQYLAAESGAQVRVDDKGLLQFTRPVKASGAPAPSTSATRDPMVLEYGRNLLALRAALSAADGASKVQVRGWDVTTKRPLVAEQPSVVSDTVVPGLSPRLAARFGTSAVAVTDTPYRTQAETAAAAKAAAAQTSAGFGELEAVAEGNPMLRAGKPVALGNVGQAFSGRYTATAVQHVLEPHGGYRTTVWVSASPDRSLTGLVTGANAPGRGPRIPGLATGVVTDVREPNGSQRGAVRLKFPWLDDTYVTDWVRTVQWGGKGGGGVVSPEVNDEVLVGFEQGLLDCPYVIGGLYNGVDQPSPHDVPLIDKTSGKVNRRSVVSRSGHRVELLDAAAPGPSGLRLVTGDERLEVRMDDRRDRIELTVYGGRGRPLTSVLLDKAGITLDAGQGTVKVSGRQVDIDGTAGVSIGGRSVRVSGTADVTVNGGLLAVLKARLIRIN; encoded by the coding sequence GTGAGCGGATCCGAACCCGGGGGCCGGTCGTTCGCGGCCGACCCGATCGTGGAGTCGCCCGGCGAACTGCCGCCGGTCTGGGCCGCGCAGCTGGTGAGCTGTGTGGTGGACGAGAACGTGGGCCTGCCGGACACCGCGGTGCTGACCTACCGCGACCCCGACCACGAGTTCCTGCGCGCCACCGGCATCACCATCGGCAGCCCGCTGCGGGTGTCGGTGACGACCGTGAAGGGGCAGGCGCGGGAGCGGCTGTTCAACGGCGAGGTCACGGCCCTGGAGATCGACCGGGACCGCACCGGCTCGTTCACCGTCGTGCGCGCCTACTCCAAGGCGCACCGCCTCCAGCGCGGCCGCAAGGTCGTGGCGTACCGGAACATGACGGCCGCGGCCATCGTCCGCAAGGTGGCCGCGGGCGCCGGGCTGGCCGTCGGGAAGGTGGAGGCCGCGCCGGTCACGTACAAGCAGCTGTCGCAGGCGAACGTCTCCGACTGGGACTTCCTGCAGTACCTCGCCGCGGAGAGCGGCGCGCAGGTGCGCGTCGACGACAAGGGGCTGCTCCAGTTCACCCGGCCGGTGAAGGCCTCCGGGGCGCCCGCCCCGTCGACGTCGGCGACCCGCGATCCGATGGTCCTGGAGTACGGGCGGAACCTCCTCGCCCTGCGGGCCGCGCTGTCGGCCGCCGACGGCGCCTCGAAGGTGCAGGTGCGCGGCTGGGACGTGACCACCAAGCGGCCGCTGGTCGCGGAGCAGCCGTCCGTGGTCAGCGACACCGTGGTGCCCGGCCTCAGCCCCCGGCTCGCCGCACGGTTCGGCACGTCCGCCGTGGCCGTCACCGACACCCCGTACCGCACGCAGGCCGAGACGGCGGCGGCCGCGAAGGCGGCGGCGGCACAGACCAGCGCCGGCTTCGGCGAGTTGGAGGCGGTGGCCGAGGGCAATCCGATGCTGCGCGCCGGCAAGCCGGTGGCGCTCGGCAACGTGGGCCAGGCGTTCTCCGGCCGGTACACGGCGACGGCCGTGCAGCACGTGCTGGAGCCGCACGGCGGCTACCGCACCACCGTATGGGTCAGCGCCAGCCCCGACCGCTCCCTGACCGGCCTGGTGACGGGCGCCAACGCGCCGGGCCGCGGGCCGCGCATCCCCGGCCTGGCGACCGGCGTGGTGACGGACGTGCGCGAGCCGAACGGCTCCCAGCGCGGCGCGGTCCGCCTGAAGTTCCCCTGGCTCGACGACACCTACGTCACCGACTGGGTGCGCACCGTCCAGTGGGGCGGCAAGGGCGGCGGCGGGGTCGTGAGCCCCGAGGTCAACGACGAGGTCCTCGTCGGCTTCGAGCAGGGCCTGCTCGACTGTCCGTACGTCATCGGCGGGCTCTACAACGGCGTGGACCAGCCCTCCCCGCACGACGTGCCGCTGATCGACAAGACCAGCGGCAAGGTCAACCGCCGCTCGGTGGTGTCGCGTTCGGGCCACCGCGTGGAGCTGCTGGACGCGGCCGCGCCGGGCCCGTCCGGCCTGCGGCTGGTCACCGGGGACGAGCGGCTCGAAGTGCGCATGGACGACCGGCGGGACCGGATCGAGCTCACCGTGTACGGGGGGCGGGGCCGCCCGCTGACCTCCGTGCTCCTGGACAAGGCCGGCATCACCCTGGACGCCGGGCAGGGCACCGTGAAGGTGTCCGGCCGGCAGGTCGACATCGACGGCACGGCCGGGGTGAGCATCGGCGGCCGGTCGGTACGGGTGTCCGGCACCGCGGACGTCACCGTCAACGGCGGCCTGCTCGCCGTCCTCAAGGCCCGCCTCATCCGGATCAACTGA
- a CDS encoding DUF6760 family protein: MTYALPRLREEIAYIAYHFHWQRDEILDLTHGERQEWVTEIARINTRVNEGG, translated from the coding sequence GTGACGTACGCCCTCCCCCGGCTCAGGGAGGAGATCGCGTACATCGCCTACCACTTCCACTGGCAACGCGACGAGATCCTCGACCTGACCCACGGCGAGCGACAGGAGTGGGTCACCGAGATAGCTCGGATCAACACCCGTGTGAACGAAGGCGGTTGA
- a CDS encoding phage tail sheath family protein, producing MPTYLTPGVYVEEVQSGARPIEGVGTAVAAFVGFAQSGPFHEPTLVTSWDQYSQHFGGFTEGTYLPHAVYGYFANGGGAAYVVRVGGSGQDASAPAAGTGRPQLRAAEPVELGGFLISARPGVTGVSVEIADADGENPPEDRFKVLVRQGEQVAETYEASARKNVKGYLVTQARASKLIEVTEQRTASQVRPAGQTVALPDDAAAPAAAGQGAASRLDPAEYVGDAAARTGFAGLETIDEITMVAVPDLMSAHQRGDIDAEGVRTVQLAVISHCEQMGDRVAVLDTPPGLSAQQVRNWRNDEAGYDSRYAALYYPWVRVFDPAAGRNTTVPPSGHIAGVWARSDAERGVHKAPANEVIRGAVDLELRLSKGEQDLLNPIGVNCVRAFPGRGIRIWGARTLSSDPAWRYLNVRRLFNYLEESILLGTQWVVFEPNDDRLWSSIRRNVTAFLTEEWRRGALFGRTAAEAFYVKCDRDNNPQESIDQGRVVCEIGVSPVKPAEFVVFRLAQFSDSTSLVDE from the coding sequence ATGCCGACGTACCTCACCCCGGGCGTGTACGTGGAGGAGGTGCAGTCCGGTGCTCGCCCGATCGAAGGGGTCGGCACCGCCGTCGCCGCGTTCGTCGGGTTCGCCCAGAGCGGCCCGTTCCACGAGCCCACGCTGGTCACCAGCTGGGACCAGTACAGCCAGCACTTCGGCGGCTTCACCGAGGGCACCTACCTGCCCCACGCGGTCTACGGGTACTTCGCCAACGGCGGCGGCGCCGCGTACGTCGTCCGCGTCGGCGGGTCCGGCCAGGACGCCTCCGCGCCGGCCGCCGGCACCGGCCGCCCCCAGCTGCGCGCGGCGGAGCCGGTCGAACTCGGCGGCTTCCTGATCTCGGCGCGTCCGGGCGTCACCGGCGTGTCCGTGGAGATCGCCGACGCGGACGGCGAGAACCCGCCCGAGGACCGCTTCAAGGTCCTGGTCCGCCAGGGCGAGCAGGTGGCCGAGACCTACGAGGCCTCCGCCCGCAAGAACGTCAAGGGCTACCTCGTCACCCAGGCCCGCGCCTCGAAGCTGATCGAGGTCACCGAGCAGCGCACCGCGAGCCAGGTCCGGCCCGCCGGCCAGACCGTGGCCCTGCCCGACGACGCGGCCGCGCCCGCCGCGGCCGGCCAGGGCGCCGCGTCCCGGCTCGACCCGGCCGAGTACGTCGGCGACGCGGCCGCCCGCACCGGGTTCGCCGGCCTGGAGACCATCGACGAGATCACCATGGTCGCGGTGCCGGACCTGATGAGCGCCCACCAGCGCGGCGACATCGACGCCGAAGGCGTCCGCACCGTGCAGCTCGCGGTGATCTCGCACTGCGAGCAGATGGGCGACCGGGTCGCCGTCCTGGACACCCCGCCCGGGCTCTCCGCGCAGCAGGTGCGGAACTGGCGCAACGACGAGGCGGGCTACGACTCCCGCTACGCCGCCCTCTACTACCCGTGGGTGCGGGTCTTCGACCCGGCGGCCGGGCGCAACACGACCGTCCCGCCGAGCGGCCACATCGCCGGCGTGTGGGCGCGCAGCGACGCCGAGCGCGGTGTGCACAAGGCCCCCGCCAACGAGGTGATCCGCGGTGCGGTGGACCTGGAACTGCGCCTGAGCAAGGGCGAGCAGGACCTGCTCAACCCGATCGGCGTGAACTGCGTACGGGCCTTCCCCGGCCGCGGCATCCGGATCTGGGGCGCCCGCACCCTCTCCTCCGACCCGGCTTGGCGCTACCTGAACGTGCGCCGCCTCTTCAACTACCTGGAGGAGTCCATCCTCCTGGGCACCCAATGGGTGGTCTTCGAGCCGAACGACGACCGGCTCTGGTCGAGCATCCGGCGCAACGTCACCGCGTTCCTGACCGAGGAGTGGCGCCGGGGCGCCCTGTTCGGCCGCACGGCGGCGGAGGCGTTCTACGTCAAGTGCGACCGGGACAACAACCCGCAGGAGTCGATCGACCAGGGCCGCGTGGTCTGCGAGATCGGCGTGTCGCCCGTCAAGCCCGCCGAGTTCGTGGTGTTCCGGCTGGCCCAGTTCTCCGACAGCACCAGCCTCGTCGACGAGTAG
- a CDS encoding phage tail protein, translated as MTDNIFATSVFFSLAIGGNDLGAFHTCSGMGAEVEMESYAEGGNNGFTWQLPGRVTWSNITLTRPVTADTAKIGRWLDETLRRVEPKDGEIVALRPDLSRIISWQVFGIVPVRWQGPSFDPANSAAAVETLEIAHAGLLPS; from the coding sequence ATGACGGACAACATCTTCGCGACCAGCGTGTTCTTCAGCCTGGCGATCGGCGGCAACGACCTGGGCGCCTTCCACACCTGCTCCGGCATGGGCGCCGAGGTCGAGATGGAGAGCTACGCCGAGGGCGGCAACAACGGCTTCACCTGGCAGCTGCCGGGCCGCGTGACCTGGTCGAACATCACGCTCACCCGGCCCGTCACCGCCGACACCGCGAAGATCGGCCGCTGGCTGGACGAGACGCTGCGACGGGTCGAGCCCAAGGACGGGGAGATCGTCGCGCTGCGGCCCGACCTGAGCCGGATCATCAGCTGGCAGGTGTTCGGGATCGTCCCGGTCCGCTGGCAGGGCCCGTCCTTCGACCCCGCGAACTCCGCCGCGGCGGTCGAGACGTTGGAGATCGCCCACGCGGGCCTGCTGCCCTCCTGA
- a CDS encoding putative baseplate assembly protein, which yields MALPSPNLDDRRFQQLVDEAKRYVRQRAPEWTDHNVSDPGVTLIETFAYLVDQLLYRLNRVPDKNYLAFLDLLGIQLYPPSAALADVDFWLSAPQPETVTLPAGTEVTTASGESEEAVVFATTDDLRIVPSELTRLVTSPRTGDLTDRTGTLAEGRDVPCFQATPEPGDALLFGLPTAVPRCVVAVRLDSRVEGVGVDPRQPPLVWEAWDGGRWQLCETDSDSTGGLNRPGEVIVYVPAGHTASLISGIRAGWLRCRVTEPEPGQPFYSESPTVREASVFTVGGTMTVEHAERVTDVPLGASEGVAGQAFRLGRPPVLLDGEPPVVEVSSAEGWQRWEVVEHFGRSGPDDRHVRVDATTGEFAFPPVLREADGTLRACGAVPPKGSRIRVARYRTGGGPAGNVSRGAISVLRSSVPYVARVTNREAARGGVAGETIDNAKLRAPESLRMQERAVTAEDYEIIARQAAPSVRRVRCLPDRDGGGPGAVRVLVVPDAVADEGDRLRFEQLIPSDQVLAAITRTLDERRLIGTRLVVEPPVYQGVTVVARLSAAAGDADRVREAALAALFRHLGPLHGGPDGAGWPFGRPVQYGEVFGVLQRAIGDVLVEEIRMFAADPITGRRGAPVDRIDIGPGALVFSYQHQVVVTEPEPEVRG from the coding sequence ATGGCCCTGCCCTCCCCCAACCTGGACGACCGACGGTTCCAGCAGCTCGTCGACGAGGCGAAGCGGTACGTGCGGCAGCGCGCCCCGGAGTGGACCGACCACAACGTCTCCGACCCGGGCGTCACCCTGATCGAGACGTTCGCCTACCTCGTGGACCAGCTGCTGTACCGGCTCAACCGGGTCCCGGACAAGAACTACCTGGCGTTCCTGGACCTGTTGGGCATCCAGCTGTACCCGCCCTCGGCCGCCCTCGCCGACGTCGACTTCTGGCTGTCGGCTCCGCAGCCCGAGACGGTGACGCTGCCCGCCGGCACCGAGGTGACCACCGCGTCCGGTGAGAGCGAGGAGGCGGTGGTCTTCGCGACCACGGACGATCTGCGCATCGTCCCGAGCGAGTTGACGCGCCTGGTCACCTCGCCGCGCACCGGCGACCTGACCGACCGGACGGGCACGCTCGCCGAGGGCCGCGACGTGCCGTGCTTCCAGGCGACGCCCGAGCCCGGCGACGCACTGCTGTTCGGCCTGCCGACCGCGGTGCCGCGCTGCGTGGTCGCGGTGCGCCTCGACAGCCGCGTCGAGGGCGTCGGTGTCGACCCGCGCCAGCCCCCGCTGGTGTGGGAGGCGTGGGACGGCGGCCGGTGGCAGCTCTGCGAGACCGACTCCGACAGCACCGGCGGCCTGAACCGGCCCGGTGAGGTCATCGTCTACGTACCGGCCGGGCACACGGCCTCGCTGATCAGCGGGATCCGCGCGGGCTGGCTGCGCTGCCGGGTCACCGAGCCGGAACCGGGCCAGCCGTTCTACTCGGAGTCCCCGACCGTGCGCGAGGCCTCCGTCTTCACCGTCGGCGGCACGATGACCGTGGAGCACGCCGAGCGGGTCACCGACGTACCGCTCGGCGCGTCGGAGGGGGTGGCGGGGCAGGCCTTCCGGCTCGGCCGGCCGCCCGTGCTGCTCGACGGGGAGCCGCCGGTGGTGGAGGTGTCCTCCGCCGAGGGATGGCAGCGCTGGGAGGTCGTGGAGCACTTCGGCCGCTCGGGTCCCGACGACCGGCACGTGCGCGTGGACGCCACCACCGGCGAGTTCGCCTTCCCGCCGGTGCTGCGCGAGGCCGACGGCACCCTGCGCGCGTGCGGCGCCGTACCGCCCAAGGGCTCCCGGATCCGGGTGGCCCGCTACCGCACCGGCGGCGGCCCGGCCGGCAACGTCTCGCGCGGGGCGATCTCCGTACTGCGCAGCTCCGTCCCGTACGTCGCCCGGGTCACCAACCGGGAGGCGGCGCGCGGCGGGGTCGCCGGGGAGACCATCGACAACGCCAAGCTGCGGGCGCCGGAGAGCCTGCGCATGCAGGAGCGCGCGGTGACCGCGGAGGACTACGAGATCATCGCCCGGCAGGCGGCGCCCTCGGTGCGCCGGGTCCGCTGCCTGCCCGACCGGGACGGGGGTGGCCCGGGCGCGGTACGCGTCCTCGTGGTTCCGGACGCGGTCGCCGACGAGGGCGACCGGCTCCGCTTCGAGCAGCTGATCCCCTCCGACCAGGTGCTCGCCGCCATCACCCGCACCCTCGACGAACGGCGCCTGATCGGCACCCGCCTGGTCGTGGAACCGCCCGTCTACCAGGGCGTCACGGTGGTGGCCCGGCTGTCGGCGGCGGCCGGGGACGCCGACCGGGTGCGCGAGGCGGCGCTCGCCGCGCTGTTCCGCCACCTGGGCCCGCTGCACGGCGGGCCCGACGGCGCCGGCTGGCCGTTCGGGCGGCCCGTGCAGTACGGCGAGGTGTTCGGCGTCCTGCAACGCGCCATCGGGGACGTGCTGGTGGAGGAGATACGGATGTTCGCCGCCGACCCGATCACGGGGCGGCGCGGGGCGCCGGTCGACCGCATCGACATCGGCCCGGGCGCGCTGGTCTTCTCCTACCAGCACCAGGTCGTCGTGACGGAGCCGGAGCCGGAGGTGCGCGGATGA
- a CDS encoding phage tail protein — MAEGDALSTHIFGVQLGGYLVESIQEISGLTVEEEVVEVRQVSAEGKQIIRKQPGARQAGEVTITRGLDKSSEFTKWIKETLNNGAVDTARQNLTIEIKDSTGATVRRIQLMQGWASKWEGPSLKAGESAAATESVTIVFEEIIVE; from the coding sequence ATGGCAGAGGGCGATGCTCTTTCCACCCATATCTTCGGCGTACAGCTCGGTGGCTACCTGGTCGAATCGATCCAGGAGATCAGCGGCCTGACCGTCGAGGAGGAGGTCGTCGAGGTCCGCCAGGTCAGCGCGGAGGGCAAGCAGATCATCCGCAAGCAGCCCGGCGCCCGCCAGGCCGGCGAGGTCACGATCACCCGGGGACTCGACAAGAGCAGCGAGTTCACCAAGTGGATCAAAGAGACCCTGAACAACGGGGCCGTCGACACCGCGCGGCAGAACCTCACCATCGAGATCAAGGACTCCACGGGCGCCACCGTCCGCCGCATCCAGCTGATGCAGGGCTGGGCCTCCAAGTGGGAGGGCCCCTCCCTCAAGGCGGGCGAGTCCGCGGCGGCCACCGAGTCCGTGACCATCGTGTTCGAGGAGATCATCGTCGAATGA
- a CDS encoding zinc-ribbon domain-containing protein, with amino-acid sequence MRRRTVTAGSLEEILQVTAPTQTPEQAAVPPAAAAPAPREDHGLRTEFEFELPRGYVDEAGTVHRHGSMRLATARDELRPQIDLRVKENPAYLSVVLLSQVITRLGTITDVHAGIVERMYATDVAFLQDFYRRVNSEGHTRAAVTCPHCEGGFEVDLSGGRLGES; translated from the coding sequence ATGAGGCGCCGTACGGTCACCGCGGGCAGCCTGGAGGAGATCCTCCAGGTCACGGCGCCCACCCAGACCCCGGAGCAGGCGGCGGTTCCCCCGGCCGCCGCCGCTCCGGCCCCTCGCGAGGACCACGGGCTGCGCACCGAGTTCGAGTTCGAGCTGCCGCGCGGGTACGTGGACGAGGCGGGCACCGTGCACCGGCACGGCTCGATGCGCCTGGCCACCGCCCGCGACGAGCTGCGCCCGCAGATCGACCTGCGGGTCAAGGAGAATCCCGCCTACCTGAGCGTGGTCCTGCTCAGCCAGGTGATCACCCGGCTGGGCACGATCACCGACGTGCACGCCGGGATCGTGGAGCGGATGTACGCGACCGACGTCGCGTTCCTCCAGGACTTCTACCGGCGCGTCAACAGCGAGGGCCACACCCGGGCGGCCGTCACCTGCCCGCACTGCGAAGGCGGCTTCGAGGTCGACCTCTCCGGTGGGCGCCTGGGGGAATCGTGA
- a CDS encoding GPW/gp25 family protein: protein MSERFIGRGWAFPLRVGPTGGIAMVERERELEEAIRLVLGTAPGERPMRPEFGCGIHEYVFAPGDGDTAGRVAQQVREALERWEPRIAVDEVVVAFDSVEAGTLYIDVHYTVRTTNDRRNLVFPFYTIPSEEGAEEMVAD from the coding sequence ATGAGCGAGCGGTTCATCGGACGCGGCTGGGCCTTCCCCCTGCGCGTCGGGCCGACCGGCGGGATCGCCATGGTCGAGCGGGAGCGGGAATTGGAGGAGGCCATCCGGCTGGTGCTGGGCACGGCGCCCGGCGAACGGCCGATGCGGCCGGAGTTCGGCTGCGGCATCCACGAGTACGTCTTCGCCCCCGGCGACGGCGACACCGCCGGGCGGGTAGCCCAGCAGGTGCGCGAAGCCCTGGAGCGGTGGGAGCCCCGGATCGCGGTGGACGAGGTCGTCGTGGCCTTCGACTCCGTCGAGGCGGGCACCCTCTACATCGATGTGCACTACACGGTGCGCACCACCAACGACCGGCGCAACCTGGTCTTCCCCTTCTACACGATCCCCTCCGAGGAGGGGGCCGAGGAAATGGTCGCGGACTGA